The DNA region CGAACATCGCCGGCAGCCCCTCGGCCCCGTACATCAACGGCACCCTGCTGCCCGCGTTCGCGCACGCGGTGGACTACCGGACCGGCGGCCTCCACCCCAGCCTCGGCAACTACGTCTGGCTCGAGGCCGGCGATCCGCTCGGCATCCACTTCGACGCGCCGCCCGCGGACGTGCCGCTGCCGGTGACCTGCCACCTCGCGACCTACCTCGAGGACGTCGGCCTCACGTGGAAGGCGTACGCGGAGGGCATCAGCGGCGACACCTGCCCGCTCGTGAACGAGGGCAAGTACGCGGTCCGGCACGATCCGTTCGTCTACTTCGAGGACGTCTCCGGCCACCCGTTCGACCCGCACGGCGCCCGCTGCATCGCGCACGTGCGGCCGTTCGAGGAGCTGGCCTCGGACCTCGCCGGCGGGACCGTGCCGCGGTACGCGTTCATCATCCCGGACGTCTGCGACGACGGCCACGACGCCTGCCCGCCGCTGAACGATCCCGTCGGGCAGCAGGACGCGTTCCTGGCGCGCGAGCTGCCGGCCATCATGGACAGCGCCGCGTACCGCGACGGCGGCGTGATCCTGGTCGTGTGGGACGAGGGCCACCGGGGCGACCACCCCATCGGCCTCATCGCCGTGTCGCCGCTCGCGAAGCCCGGCTACGCCGCGCCCGGCGCGTACACGCACGGCTCCACCGTGCGCACCGTGCAGGAGATCCTGGGCGTCACGCCGCTGCTGCGGACGGCGGCCACCTCGGCCAGCCTGTCCGACCTGTTCACGGCGTACCCGTAGCCGCGCCCGTGGGCGCGGCGGCGAGCGGTCCGCCGGCGCGCGGCGCCGCGCCGGCCGGCGCCCGCGCCGTCTGCGCCCGCAACCTGCGATCCAGGAACCCGCCGACGCGCCGCTCGTACTCGGCCGGCGCGAACGCGTGCAGGTCCACGTGCCCGGCGCCGGGCACCTCCCAGAGCGCCTTCGGACCGCGGGCGTTCCGGTAGAGCGCCCTCGACTCCGAGAGCGGCGTGTACGGATCGGCGGCGCCCGCGAGCACGAGGAGCGGCGCGACCTGGTCGCCGATGCGATCCACCGGGCGGAGATCGGTCGCGCGGACCCCCTGGCGCGGGAGCATCAGCCGCTCGACGAGCGGCGCGAGGAGCGCGCCGAGCGGCCCGAGCCAGGCCCGCGCCCGGTTGCGGATCGCGGCGTCGATGGTGGGGTAGACCGACTCGAGCACCAGCGCGTCCACCTTCAGCGGGACCGCGCCGAGCAGCGCCGCCGCGCCGCCCATGGAGATGCCGATCACCCCGATCCGCTCGCCCGGCAGCGCCGCGCGCAGCCACTCCACCGCGGCGCGCGCGTCGCGGCTCTCCAGCGCTCCGTAGGTCGTCTGCGCCGACCCGCTCGCGCCGTGCCCGCGAAAGTCGATGGCGAGCACCGAGTAGCCCGCCCCGGCGAGGAAGCGGGCGCGCCCGGCCATCTCGGCGGCGCTCGCGCCGATGCCGTGCAGCAGCAGGACGGCGCCCGCGCCCGGGTGCCCGCGCGCGAGCCAGCCGCGGATCGTGCTCCCGGAGCCGCTCCGCAGCTCGACCGGCCGCGCGTCGAGGTCCGCCGGCGGCGCGCGCCCGGCGCGGGCAGGGGCGCACATGGCGAGCGCGGCCGCGATCGAGAGCAGGACGCCGAGGCGGCGGAGGCGGGTGGGCCGGAGGGTGGAGCGCGTCGGGGTCAATCGGGCGTCGGGAGCGTCCGGAGCAGCCGCTCCGGGCGGCGCCGTCGGCGCCGCTACAGCTCATCTCTAGCCAGCGGGACCGTCCCGCGCACGGCGGGCCGGTGTCGCGGACGGAGGCCGAACACCAGGCGGAGGGGCTCCCACGCGGAGATCACCCAGCACAGGCCCAGGCTGACCGCGAGCGACGCGACGGCGAGCCCCACGAACGCGGCGGGCACGCCGGCCGCGTCGGCG from Anaeromyxobacter dehalogenans 2CP-C includes:
- a CDS encoding alpha/beta hydrolase produces the protein MTPTRSTLRPTRLRRLGVLLSIAAALAMCAPARAGRAPPADLDARPVELRSGSGSTIRGWLARGHPGAGAVLLLHGIGASAAEMAGRARFLAGAGYSVLAIDFRGHGASGSAQTTYGALESRDARAAVEWLRAALPGERIGVIGISMGGAAALLGAVPLKVDALVLESVYPTIDAAIRNRARAWLGPLGALLAPLVERLMLPRQGVRATDLRPVDRIGDQVAPLLVLAGAADPYTPLSESRALYRNARGPKALWEVPGAGHVDLHAFAPAEYERRVGGFLDRRLRAQTARAPAGAAPRAGGPLAAAPTGAATGTP
- a CDS encoding alkaline phosphatase family protein; its protein translation is MNTPTSRSAPRTALHRSAVRPALLATLLPLALACSPVRDTSHDACPPEPPALATGGAPHALKTVFVIVMENEDWSNIAGSPSAPYINGTLLPAFAHAVDYRTGGLHPSLGNYVWLEAGDPLGIHFDAPPADVPLPVTCHLATYLEDVGLTWKAYAEGISGDTCPLVNEGKYAVRHDPFVYFEDVSGHPFDPHGARCIAHVRPFEELASDLAGGTVPRYAFIIPDVCDDGHDACPPLNDPVGQQDAFLARELPAIMDSAAYRDGGVILVVWDEGHRGDHPIGLIAVSPLAKPGYAAPGAYTHGSTVRTVQEILGVTPLLRTAATSASLSDLFTAYP